From the genome of Phaeodactylum tricornutum CCAP 1055/1 chromosome 13, whole genome shotgun sequence, one region includes:
- a CDS encoding predicted protein, which produces MKETDEITAALDELGISASDLGGPDKDSPPTKLHPIIAFGIGAFCVANLGLLMSLPPVLRGKGAPYLPTFQKNLDAMFRQLRQQPHFQKQIRDGTKLTFVDLGSGDGRVVFRAAAENLFVKSTGYELNPLLHLLASGRRWVGGPRQWELTTFYCSDLWNVDLRRANVVTVYGLGPIMKDLGTKLENELSPGSFILSNVFTFPGWKPQSTQGGTYIYRTPNCWQSENRL; this is translated from the exons ATGAAGGAAACAGATGAAATTACGGCTGCGTTGGATGAACTCGGCATCTCGGCAAGTGACCTTGGCGGGCCAGACAAAGATTCGCCGCCAACAAAGCTCCATCCGATCATAGCGTTCGGAATTGGCGCATTTTGTGTAGCTAATTTAGGACTGTTGATGAGCCTGCCACCAGTCTTACGAGGCAAAG GTGCCCCCTATTTACCGACGTTCCAGAAGAATCTTGACGCCATGTTTAGACAATTACGTCAGCAG CCgcattttcaaaagcaaattcGGGACGGTACCAAGTTGACTTTTGTGGATCTCGGGAGTGGCGATGGACGCGTCGTATTTCGAGCGGCAGCAGAAAATTTGTTCGTGAAAAGCACTGGTTACGAGCTCAATCCCCTATTACACTTACTGGCATCGGGTCGGCGATGGGTTGGAGGTCCTCGACAATGGGAGTTGACAACTTTCTACTGCAGCGACTTGTGGAACGTCGATCTACGACGAGCCAATGTAGTGACAGTG TACGGACTGGGGCCTATCATGAAAGATTTGGGCACgaaattggaaaatgaaCTATCACCAGGGTCGTTTATTCTATCGAATGTGTTTACCTTTCCCGGTTGGAAACCTCAAAGCACCCAAGGGGGAACCTACATTTATCGCACACCTAACTGCTGGCAGTCGGAAAATCGATTGTAA